One bacterium DNA window includes the following coding sequences:
- a CDS encoding KH domain-containing protein, whose amino-acid sequence MIEDDHIEAGKKVLHDILDAMGFDEYTVYEDQLESRRILSVAVDDHALLIGRKGENLQALQQLMNALLRSDIHDAPFITLDVSNYKKDRIEKIMRIAEDAAHKVQQYGKEFQLKPMSAFERRIVHMVLADKDDLETESVGQDPRRKVIIKPKITAQ is encoded by the coding sequence GTGATCGAAGACGACCATATCGAAGCTGGTAAGAAGGTATTGCATGACATCCTTGATGCTATGGGTTTTGATGAATATACCGTCTATGAAGACCAGCTTGAGAGTCGTCGCATTCTATCGGTAGCCGTTGATGACCACGCGCTCCTCATAGGCCGCAAAGGAGAAAACCTCCAAGCACTTCAGCAGTTGATGAATGCATTATTGAGATCCGACATACACGACGCCCCGTTTATTACTCTTGATGTGTCGAACTACAAAAAAGATCGCATAGAGAAGATTATGCGTATCGCAGAAGATGCGGCTCATAAAGTCCAGCAGTACGGTAAAGAATTCCAGCTTAAGCCAATGTCGGCTTTTGAACGTCGTATCGTACACATGGTTCTTGCGGACAAGGATGATCTAGAGACCGAGAGTGTTGGACAAGATCCCCGCCGCAAGGTGATCATTAAACCAAAGATTACTGCCCAATAA
- a CDS encoding VanW family protein, giving the protein MKHSHEDTIALPYANESNRRHWLIIAGLVLVLGFFFTLGVIRLAYRGKILPGAQAYGIYLGGLSKVEASTLIASMSEKYQGAETVLIRTTSDQPIRIKAKDLGLSHVSEPVINELYSVGRQGWIGQQIYDEFKLLIGLSQPSTEMIALNEGAITQALSSTIDTYNTAVIDPQLVVNESIISITPGISGKRVSLPRTVARIQEAARTFDRIDIELATYSLNPVVTEGDLSAKRATIERFRQQPLVVKYNDKTWSFGAQEIASWVDGVAVIPDKEDLLYRAYAQTRTSQHQADFSETKIQASLAAIAQQINQAPVDAKLSISGDRATIFQQSRDGIALEMSASAQKIRTALSETQANAPTDLVVAITKAEVSDENIDNLGIKELLSEGVTYFPGSSRNRLQNIRVGTARYQGVLLKPGEVFSFGELLGEVGPEQGYAEGRVILEGRQESAYGGGLCQVSSTAFRAALLAGLPIIERVNHSFAVSYYTAPYGVPGVDATIYYPQVDFKFKNDTDHHILIQTDLQGTTLKFRFYGTKKKSGNLRGPFFIYGNSDPNVPSRTVFYRDIIVNGQVVKTDTFYTTYKSALDFPVAD; this is encoded by the coding sequence TTTCTTCTTTACGCTCGGAGTTATTCGACTCGCGTATCGGGGCAAGATTCTGCCGGGAGCTCAAGCCTACGGCATCTATCTCGGTGGACTCAGTAAGGTCGAGGCATCAACACTGATCGCGTCCATGAGCGAGAAATATCAAGGCGCCGAGACGGTTCTTATCCGAACGACATCCGATCAGCCTATTCGCATCAAGGCCAAGGATCTTGGGCTCTCACACGTAAGCGAGCCCGTGATCAACGAGTTATATAGTGTCGGTCGGCAAGGGTGGATTGGTCAGCAAATCTATGATGAGTTCAAACTACTCATCGGTCTGTCTCAACCAAGCACCGAGATGATTGCCCTCAATGAGGGCGCTATCACCCAGGCCCTGTCGTCAACCATCGATACATACAACACAGCCGTGATCGACCCACAGCTCGTCGTCAATGAATCAATCATCTCAATAACCCCAGGAATTTCTGGAAAAAGAGTTTCCCTCCCTCGCACCGTAGCGCGAATTCAAGAGGCTGCACGCACATTTGATAGAATTGATATCGAGCTTGCTACATACTCACTGAATCCAGTCGTGACTGAAGGTGATCTGAGCGCAAAGCGAGCAACGATTGAACGCTTCAGGCAACAACCATTAGTCGTAAAATACAATGACAAAACATGGTCATTTGGCGCTCAAGAAATCGCAAGTTGGGTGGATGGTGTAGCTGTTATACCCGATAAAGAAGATCTACTTTATCGGGCTTACGCACAAACCCGCACCTCACAACACCAAGCTGATTTTTCTGAAACAAAGATACAGGCGAGCCTTGCGGCGATCGCACAACAAATCAACCAGGCACCAGTCGATGCCAAACTAAGCATCAGCGGCGATCGAGCAACTATCTTTCAACAATCGCGTGATGGCATCGCCCTTGAAATGAGTGCAAGTGCCCAAAAGATCCGCACCGCGCTATCTGAGACTCAAGCAAACGCCCCCACTGATTTAGTTGTCGCAATCACAAAAGCCGAGGTTTCCGATGAAAACATCGATAACCTGGGGATCAAAGAATTACTATCTGAGGGCGTCACGTATTTTCCTGGATCATCAAGAAATCGCTTGCAGAATATTCGCGTCGGCACAGCGCGTTACCAAGGAGTACTCCTGAAGCCAGGCGAGGTGTTTAGCTTTGGTGAATTATTGGGTGAAGTAGGTCCGGAGCAAGGCTACGCTGAAGGCCGTGTTATTCTCGAAGGACGCCAAGAGAGTGCCTATGGCGGCGGCTTGTGCCAGGTCAGCTCAACCGCATTTCGAGCAGCCCTACTCGCGGGTCTACCGATCATCGAGCGAGTGAACCACTCATTTGCGGTCTCATATTACACCGCACCCTATGGTGTGCCTGGTGTCGATGCAACTATCTATTACCCTCAAGTAGACTTTAAGTTTAAAAATGACACCGATCATCACATATTAATCCAGACCGACCTGCAAGGTACCACACTTAAGTTCCGCTTTTATGGCACCAAGAAAAAGAGCGGCAATCTGCGCGGACCATTCTTCATCTATGGCAATAGTGACCCCAATGTACCATCGAGAACTGTCTTCTATCGCGATATAATCGTCAACGGCCAGGTAGTAAAAACCGATACGTTCTACACCACCTACAAGTCAGCTCTAGACTTCCCTGTGGCAGATTAA